In a genomic window of Deinococcus radiotolerans:
- a CDS encoding putative baseplate assembly protein: MPLPTVNLDDRRFDDILEEARRLIPQFCPEWTDHNPSDPGMAILEVFAWMTDLLLYRVNQVPDKLLIAFLDLIGVQLAPPRAAQAPVTFYLSAPQDTPLAIAAGTEVATLRTEVNEATVFSAERSGVIRPPQLSGLYTANTLAQVQGEERGVRHDLAQLGLPGYRFPIFQPQPQPGDALFVQLAGDHSDHVLALHFGVELAGGAGVNPNHPPYVWEAWQGGVSRWAQCEVEYDGTGAFNMSGELILRLPTLREGTFFEQRGYWLRCRLTNEQMHAGYRVSPDLETLRVDARGITVPARHATVVTNELLGQSDGTPGQRFTLLNGPVLHLDPDRDLIEVITPEGDSVLYTPVEDFSLSSPLDPHFTFDTATREVAFGPSVLQPDGSVYRFGLTPPQGATIRMRRYQYGGGAIGNVPARSLSVLKSSLPYVARVTNHAPAVGGRNAQQLEDAVQRVPQLLRTRTRAVTADDYEHLAAQVPGVARARCVTPNMHAPGQTYPGQIRALHVPPGQVTVAILPEVRLDDPGVDVDPLTPGRVAPERLTLSAELRAAVQEELDLRRPVGTTLDLRAPQYVWVSVTATVRAAHAASRPAREDVRRRALHALYSYLNPYTGGPDGHGWPFGRTLTLSELYGLLRGVPGLEVVEDVQVVLTEPGQPDTREVVTGSLPMPPQALIVSDVHHVRVEQG, encoded by the coding sequence GTGCCGTTACCCACCGTGAACCTCGACGACCGCCGCTTCGATGACATCCTCGAAGAGGCCCGCCGCCTCATCCCGCAGTTCTGCCCCGAATGGACCGACCACAACCCCAGCGACCCCGGCATGGCCATCCTGGAAGTGTTCGCCTGGATGACCGACCTGCTGCTGTACCGCGTGAACCAGGTGCCGGACAAGCTGCTGATCGCGTTCCTGGACCTGATCGGCGTGCAGCTGGCCCCGCCGCGCGCCGCGCAGGCCCCGGTCACGTTCTACCTGAGCGCCCCGCAGGACACGCCGCTGGCCATCGCCGCCGGGACCGAGGTCGCCACGCTGCGCACCGAGGTGAACGAGGCGACCGTGTTCTCCGCCGAGCGCAGCGGCGTGATCCGCCCGCCACAGCTGAGCGGCCTGTACACCGCCAACACCCTGGCGCAGGTGCAGGGCGAGGAACGCGGCGTCCGGCACGACCTGGCGCAGCTGGGCCTGCCCGGCTACCGCTTCCCGATCTTCCAGCCGCAGCCGCAGCCCGGCGACGCGCTCTTCGTGCAGCTCGCCGGGGACCACAGCGACCACGTCCTGGCCCTGCACTTCGGCGTGGAACTCGCCGGGGGCGCGGGCGTGAACCCCAACCACCCCCCGTACGTCTGGGAGGCGTGGCAGGGCGGCGTGAGCCGCTGGGCGCAGTGCGAGGTGGAGTACGACGGGACCGGCGCGTTCAACATGTCCGGCGAGCTGATTCTGCGCCTGCCCACCCTGCGCGAGGGCACCTTCTTCGAGCAGCGCGGCTACTGGCTGCGCTGCCGCCTGACCAACGAGCAGATGCACGCCGGGTACCGCGTCAGCCCGGACCTGGAGACGTTACGCGTGGACGCGCGCGGCATCACCGTGCCCGCCCGGCACGCCACGGTCGTCACGAACGAACTGCTCGGCCAGAGTGACGGCACGCCCGGCCAGCGCTTCACGCTGCTCAACGGGCCCGTCCTGCACCTCGACCCGGACCGCGACCTGATCGAGGTCATCACGCCCGAGGGCGACAGCGTCCTGTACACCCCGGTGGAGGACTTCAGCCTGTCCTCGCCGCTCGACCCGCACTTCACGTTCGACACCGCCACCCGCGAGGTCGCCTTCGGGCCCAGCGTGCTGCAACCCGACGGCAGCGTCTACCGGTTCGGCCTGACCCCACCGCAGGGCGCCACGATCCGCATGCGCCGCTACCAGTACGGCGGCGGCGCCATCGGGAACGTCCCGGCGCGCAGCCTCAGCGTCCTGAAAAGCAGCCTGCCGTACGTGGCCCGGGTCACCAACCACGCCCCGGCCGTGGGGGGCCGCAACGCCCAGCAGCTGGAGGACGCCGTGCAGCGCGTGCCGCAGCTGCTGCGCACCCGCACCCGCGCCGTCACCGCCGACGACTACGAACACCTCGCCGCGCAGGTGCCCGGCGTCGCCCGCGCCCGCTGCGTCACGCCCAACATGCACGCCCCCGGCCAGACCTACCCCGGCCAGATCCGCGCGCTGCACGTCCCACCCGGTCAGGTCACGGTCGCCATCCTGCCCGAGGTGCGCCTCGACGACCCCGGCGTGGACGTCGATCCACTCACGCCGGGCCGGGTGGCGCCCGAACGCCTGACCCTCAGCGCTGAACTGCGCGCCGCCGTGCAGGAGGAACTCGACCTGCGCCGCCCGGTCGGCACCACCCTGGACCTGCGCGCCCCGCAGTACGTGTGGGTCAGCGTGACCGCCACGGTCCGCGCCGCGCACGCCGCCAGCCGCCCCGCAAGAGAGGACGTCCGACGCCGCGCCCTGCACGCCCTGTACAGCTACCTCAACCCCTACACCGGCGGGCCCGACGGGCACGGCTGGCCGTTCGGGCGCACCCTGACCCTCAGCGAACTGTACGGCCTGCTGCGCGGCGTGCCGGGCCTGGAAGTCGTGGAGGACGTGCAGGTCGTCCTGACCGAACCCGGCCAGCCCGACACGCGCGAGGTCGTGACCGGCAGCCTGCCCATGCCCCCACAGGCGCTGATCGTCAGTGACGTGCACCACGTCCGGGTGGAACAGGGATGA
- a CDS encoding phage tail protein: MSATLQVRRGGEVQRVLPLARALSIGRTPDNGLPLRDPAVAIRHAEISAEGGALLLTHLSSGEHVTFVNGHRLSPNEPRRLEAGDEIQIGPFTLAFLTAAPDTQPAPPPTGRVREQGDLAARSARPPLPTFPPETPARGTLALYTEYLPPFFQESEFLSRYLKIFEAIWEPLQRRQDSVDMIFDPRVAPPRVLAWMAAWLGVPLDPHWPEARQRAWLREAVTLYRWRGTRHGLSRALETVYGLSPVLREDSAQPYTLTVRLLDPPDGDDTASREAVTAFIHAHAPAHTRVDVEWISAPGAPPDPPGPAEPAAPPAPEPLTAQPPQAQTPDAGPTA; encoded by the coding sequence ATGAGCGCCACCCTGCAGGTCCGCCGGGGCGGCGAGGTGCAGCGCGTGCTGCCCCTGGCCCGGGCGCTCTCGATTGGCCGCACGCCCGACAACGGCCTGCCGCTGCGCGACCCCGCCGTCGCCATCCGCCACGCGGAGATCAGCGCCGAGGGCGGCGCGCTCCTGCTCACCCACCTCTCGTCAGGCGAGCACGTCACCTTCGTGAATGGCCACCGGCTCTCACCAAACGAACCCCGGCGCCTGGAAGCTGGGGACGAAATCCAGATCGGCCCGTTCACGCTGGCCTTCCTGACCGCCGCGCCCGACACCCAGCCCGCCCCACCCCCCACCGGGCGCGTGCGCGAACAGGGCGACCTCGCCGCCCGGTCCGCCCGCCCGCCCCTGCCCACCTTTCCGCCCGAGACGCCCGCACGCGGCACCCTGGCGCTGTACACCGAGTACCTCCCGCCCTTCTTTCAGGAATCCGAATTCCTGTCCAGGTACCTGAAGATCTTCGAGGCGATCTGGGAGCCCCTCCAGCGCCGCCAGGACAGCGTGGACATGATCTTCGACCCCCGCGTGGCGCCGCCGCGCGTGCTGGCCTGGATGGCCGCGTGGCTGGGCGTCCCGCTGGACCCCCACTGGCCCGAGGCGCGCCAGCGCGCCTGGCTGCGCGAGGCCGTCACGCTATACCGCTGGCGCGGCACCCGGCACGGCCTGAGCCGCGCGCTGGAAACCGTGTACGGCCTGAGCCCCGTCCTGCGCGAGGACAGCGCCCAGCCGTACACGCTGACCGTGCGCCTGCTCGACCCGCCCGACGGGGACGACACCGCCAGCCGCGAGGCCGTCACCGCGTTCATCCACGCGCACGCGCCCGCGCACACCCGCGTGGACGTCGAGTGGATCAGCGCACCGGGCGCCCCACCCGACCCGCCCGGCCCGGCTGAACCCGCCGCCCCGCCGGCCCCTGAACCCCTCACCGCCCAGCCTCCCCAGGCCCAGACCCCCGACGCAGGACCCACCGCATGA